Proteins encoded within one genomic window of Alteribacter populi:
- a CDS encoding CitMHS family transporter: MLSIIGFLTILTIVLLLISGRITPIMGLVLVPIGGALLAGFGMEEIGVFFNEGIDSVFSVVIMFIFAILFFGIMQDTGLFDPLINKMIAVSKGNIVAVAVGTVVIAAVTHLDGSGASTFLITIPALLPLYLRLRMNPYMLLLLVGMSASIMNMVPWGGPIGRTSAVLGVDPTELWRPLIPVQLSAFVLLIALAVFLGLMEKRKIARAGEERHEADLEVAATLETADDGPLPKKDDSLARPKLIWLNLLIALSVIAVLVWGIIPSGFVFMIGLSVALPLNYPKVKDQMDRIKTHAPNALTMAAIILAAGSFLGIMDGTGMLDSLAADLVTILPAFVVPYLHVIMGVFGVPFDLILSTDAYYFAMLPVVEQVVTAYGVSSVTAAYTMVIGNIIGTFVSPFSPALWLALGLAGLEMGRHIRYSFFWMWGFSIVLLFIAFLLGVISI, translated from the coding sequence ATGCTAAGTATTATTGGATTTTTAACGATACTCACCATTGTTCTGTTGCTCATTAGCGGCAGGATCACGCCAATTATGGGGTTAGTACTCGTCCCAATCGGTGGAGCATTACTCGCGGGATTTGGTATGGAGGAAATTGGCGTCTTTTTTAATGAAGGAATTGATTCGGTATTCAGCGTTGTCATTATGTTTATTTTTGCAATCTTGTTTTTTGGTATTATGCAGGATACAGGTTTGTTTGATCCTTTAATAAATAAAATGATTGCGGTATCAAAAGGAAATATTGTTGCTGTTGCTGTAGGGACAGTGGTCATTGCCGCTGTCACTCATTTAGATGGATCAGGTGCTTCGACATTTTTAATTACGATCCCAGCGCTCTTGCCACTTTACTTACGGCTTCGGATGAATCCGTACATGCTATTATTGTTAGTCGGAATGAGTGCGAGCATTATGAATATGGTTCCATGGGGGGGGCCAATCGGTAGGACAAGTGCCGTACTTGGTGTTGATCCGACGGAACTTTGGCGACCACTAATTCCTGTACAACTATCTGCTTTTGTACTGCTTATTGCGCTTGCCGTATTCCTTGGATTAATGGAAAAACGAAAGATCGCTCGAGCTGGGGAAGAGAGACATGAAGCAGATTTGGAAGTAGCTGCGACCCTTGAGACGGCGGATGATGGGCCGCTACCAAAAAAGGACGACTCGCTGGCACGTCCAAAGCTCATATGGCTTAACTTGCTCATTGCACTATCGGTTATTGCTGTACTCGTATGGGGCATTATTCCTTCAGGCTTTGTCTTTATGATCGGCTTAAGTGTTGCACTACCACTGAACTACCCTAAAGTAAAGGATCAGATGGACCGGATTAAGACCCATGCACCGAACGCTCTTACAATGGCTGCAATAATTCTTGCGGCAGGATCATTCCTCGGAATCATGGATGGAACGGGGATGCTAGATTCACTTGCAGCAGACCTTGTCACGATTTTACCAGCGTTTGTCGTCCCATACTTGCACGTCATTATGGGCGTATTCGGGGTTCCATTTGACCTTATCCTTAGCACTGATGCTTATTACTTCGCGATGCTACCCGTTGTTGAGCAAGTTGTCACTGCTTACGGTGTTTCCTCGGTGACAGCAGCATACACGATGGTAATTGGGAATATTATTGGTACGTTCGTCAGTCCGTTTTCACCGGCCCTTTGGCTTGCTCTTGGTTTAGCTGGTCTTGAAATGGGACGTCATATCCGCTATTCATTCTTTTGGATGTGGGGCTTTAGTATTGTCCTCTTGTTTATCGCCTTTTTGCTCGGTGTGATTTCAATTTAA